One Thalassotalea sediminis DNA segment encodes these proteins:
- the dxs gene encoding 1-deoxy-D-xylulose-5-phosphate synthase, translated as MTTNLNDYPLLSKIDTPDDLRQLSQDQLPKASEELRRYLLNSVSKSSGHFASGLGTIELTVALHYVYNTPFDHLIWDVGHQAYPHKILTGRRDQLHTIRQKDGLHPFPWREESEYDVLSVGHSSTSISAALGLAAAAEKEGKNRKVVAVIGDGAMTAGMAFEALNHAGDIHKDMLVILNDNEMSISENVGALNNHLAKMLSGSFYTGFREGSKRLLNNIPPIKELASRAEEHLKGMVVPSTFFEELGFNYIGPIDGHDVTGLVDTINNMRGLKGPQILHIATKKGKGFQAAEKDPIKYHAVPKFNPSETGLPKSAPSLPTYSQIFGDWLCKMAATDDKLAAITPAMREGSGMVEFSQRFPDKYYDVAIAEQHAVTFAAGLAIGGNNAIVAIYSSFLQRGYDQLIHDIAIQNLPVLFAIDRAGIVGADGPTHQGAFDLSFMRCIPNLVIMAPSDERECQLMLTTGYKAQQPTAVRYPRGNAIGVELPDLTETIEIGKAKLIKQGEKIAIVNFGTMLVESEKAATHFNATLVDMRFVKPLDNKMLDDMAQQHDIIVTVEDNAISGGAGSGINEYLLSKRANVSILNIGLPDQFIKHGTQAEIHQELGLDAAGIIEKITTFNK; from the coding sequence ATGACGACGAACCTAAACGATTATCCGTTATTATCAAAAATTGACACGCCTGATGACTTACGTCAGTTATCACAAGATCAACTGCCTAAGGCCAGCGAAGAATTGCGTCGTTATTTGCTGAATTCTGTCAGTAAAAGTAGCGGTCATTTTGCTTCAGGACTTGGCACAATAGAATTAACAGTTGCGCTGCATTATGTTTACAATACTCCTTTTGATCACCTTATTTGGGATGTTGGTCACCAAGCCTATCCTCATAAAATATTAACAGGCAGACGCGATCAACTTCATACCATCCGTCAAAAAGACGGTCTACACCCTTTTCCTTGGCGTGAAGAAAGTGAGTATGACGTGTTAAGTGTAGGCCATTCCAGTACATCTATTTCTGCTGCATTAGGCCTTGCTGCCGCGGCAGAAAAAGAAGGTAAAAATCGTAAAGTCGTTGCAGTAATAGGTGATGGTGCCATGACAGCGGGTATGGCATTTGAAGCCTTAAACCATGCTGGCGACATTCACAAAGACATGTTGGTCATTTTAAATGACAACGAAATGTCAATTTCAGAAAATGTTGGTGCGTTAAACAACCATTTAGCCAAAATGTTATCGGGAAGCTTTTATACTGGATTTAGAGAAGGTAGTAAGCGTTTACTTAACAACATTCCTCCTATCAAAGAGCTAGCGAGTCGCGCTGAAGAACACCTCAAAGGCATGGTCGTACCCAGTACCTTTTTTGAAGAGTTAGGGTTTAATTATATTGGTCCAATAGATGGCCACGATGTAACGGGTTTAGTCGATACGATAAATAATATGCGCGGTTTAAAAGGCCCGCAAATTCTGCATATTGCCACAAAAAAAGGTAAAGGATTTCAAGCAGCAGAAAAAGACCCAATTAAGTACCATGCGGTTCCAAAGTTTAACCCGTCTGAAACAGGTCTACCAAAGAGTGCCCCAAGTCTTCCAACCTATTCACAAATATTTGGTGATTGGCTGTGCAAAATGGCAGCAACGGATGACAAACTAGCCGCAATAACACCCGCCATGCGAGAAGGCTCTGGTATGGTTGAGTTTAGCCAACGTTTTCCCGACAAATATTATGATGTTGCTATTGCAGAGCAACATGCTGTCACATTTGCCGCAGGCTTAGCTATTGGTGGTAACAATGCCATCGTTGCAATTTATTCCAGTTTTTTACAACGTGGCTACGATCAGCTTATCCACGATATTGCTATTCAAAATTTACCTGTGCTCTTTGCCATTGATAGAGCTGGCATTGTTGGCGCAGATGGGCCAACACACCAAGGTGCGTTTGATCTTAGCTTTATGCGCTGTATTCCAAATTTAGTTATCATGGCACCATCGGACGAACGAGAATGTCAATTGATGCTTACAACCGGCTATAAAGCACAACAACCTACTGCAGTTAGATATCCAAGAGGGAATGCTATCGGTGTTGAACTACCAGATTTAACAGAAACTATTGAGATAGGTAAAGCAAAGCTCATTAAGCAAGGCGAAAAAATAGCGATAGTTAATTTTGGCACTATGTTGGTAGAATCAGAAAAAGCAGCTACACATTTTAACGCCACACTTGTCGATATGCGTTTTGTAAAGCCCCTTGATAATAAAATGTTAGATGATATGGCGCAACAACACGACATTATCGTGACGGTTGAAGATAACGCTATTTCAGGAGGGGCTGGCTCAGGCATTAATGAATATTTGCTCAGTAAACGAGCAAACGTTAGTATTTTAAATATTGGTTTACCTGATCAATTTATTAAACACGGTACGCAAGCGGAAATTCATCAAGAACTCGGATTAGATGCAGCAGGTATTATTGAAAAAATAACAACGTTTAATAAATAA
- the ispA gene encoding (2E,6E)-farnesyl diphosphate synthase, producing MKDLSGLPQYQERVDQYLTNALDAIIVNDQKLHDAMRYGLLIGGKRMRPYLAYIAGEALGASTEDIDGVAAAIECIHAYSLLHDDLPAMDDDDLRRGRPTCHKAFDEATAILAGDSLQTLAFDILANHAFSAFAKTKQLTLIKLLINAAGYQGMCGGQALDLSATNKNVAIDALENLHHLKTGALLQASVLMAAECAPNVKPEDKLALKEYAQHVGLAYQVRDDIIDITSSDEELGKPAGSDLAANKSTYPSLLGLQGAQQKADDLFQQSLQALARLPYNTQNLSDFATFIIQRTS from the coding sequence GTGAAAGACCTTTCAGGATTACCTCAATATCAAGAACGCGTTGATCAATACCTGACTAATGCACTAGATGCCATCATTGTAAATGATCAAAAATTGCATGATGCAATGCGCTATGGCTTGCTTATTGGAGGCAAGCGAATGAGACCTTACTTAGCTTATATTGCCGGCGAAGCGCTTGGTGCCTCAACTGAGGATATCGATGGCGTAGCGGCAGCTATTGAATGTATTCATGCATATTCATTATTACATGATGATTTACCCGCGATGGATGATGATGACTTGCGCCGTGGTCGACCAACTTGTCATAAAGCCTTTGATGAAGCAACGGCAATATTAGCGGGTGATAGTCTGCAAACGTTAGCGTTTGATATTCTTGCCAATCATGCTTTTTCGGCATTTGCAAAAACAAAACAGCTTACGTTAATAAAATTGCTTATTAATGCAGCAGGTTATCAAGGCATGTGCGGAGGGCAAGCACTCGATCTTTCTGCAACCAATAAAAATGTAGCCATCGATGCGTTAGAAAATCTGCATCACTTAAAAACCGGTGCATTATTACAAGCTTCGGTGTTAATGGCGGCCGAATGTGCACCAAATGTAAAACCAGAAGATAAACTGGCATTGAAAGAATACGCACAACACGTAGGTTTAGCGTATCAAGTTCGAGACGATATTATTGATATCACATCAAGTGATGAAGAGCTTGGTAAACCAGCAGGTTCAGACCTTGCAGCTAATAAAAGTACCTATCCTTCCTTGCTTGGTTTACAAGGCGCGCAACAAAAAGCTGATGACTTGTTTCAACAATCACTTCAAGCTTTGGCCAGATTACCTTACAATACGCAAAATCTGTCCGATTTCGCGACATTTATTATCCAACGAACTAGCTAG
- a CDS encoding exodeoxyribonuclease VII small subunit has product MARKKIENLNFEDALKELEIIVEQLEKGELNLEDSMTLFERGLSLSQVSQKKLKDAEQKVQILMQRQEKSSLENFESKE; this is encoded by the coding sequence ATGGCACGTAAAAAAATTGAAAATCTAAATTTTGAGGACGCTTTAAAAGAGCTCGAAATTATCGTTGAACAACTTGAAAAGGGTGAATTGAATTTAGAAGACTCAATGACGTTATTTGAACGTGGGTTATCGTTAAGCCAGGTGAGTCAAAAAAAACTAAAAGATGCTGAACAAAAAGTGCAAATTTTAATGCAAAGACAAGAAAAGTCTTCATTAGAAAATTTCGAATCAAAAGAGTAA
- the pomA gene encoding flagellar motor protein PomA, which produces MDLATLLGILGAIGFVVMAMVLGGDINMFIDTQSILIVFCGSTFVVLANYNLGQFFGIGKIMGKAFMFKIEKPEELIEKSVEMADAARKGGFLALEEAEISNAFMQKGVDMLVDGHDADVVRGTLQKDINLTTERHETGIGMLSSLAEIAPAMGMIGTLIGLVAMLSNMDDPKAIGPAMAVALLTTLYGAFLANVIAIPIANKLKLRMAEEKLNQELILDAVLGIQDGQNPRVIEGLLKNYLAESKRTIDTTEE; this is translated from the coding sequence GTGGATTTAGCTACACTACTAGGAATTTTAGGTGCCATTGGGTTTGTTGTCATGGCAATGGTATTGGGTGGCGATATTAATATGTTTATAGATACCCAATCTATTCTTATCGTATTTTGTGGCTCTACGTTTGTTGTTCTTGCTAACTATAATCTTGGTCAATTCTTTGGCATTGGCAAGATCATGGGCAAGGCCTTCATGTTTAAAATTGAAAAGCCAGAAGAGTTAATTGAAAAATCTGTTGAAATGGCTGATGCCGCTCGTAAAGGTGGTTTTCTTGCATTAGAAGAAGCAGAAATATCCAATGCCTTTATGCAAAAAGGCGTAGATATGCTTGTTGATGGCCATGATGCTGATGTTGTAAGAGGCACTCTGCAAAAAGATATTAATTTAACCACTGAACGCCATGAAACTGGTATTGGCATGCTGTCATCTTTGGCTGAAATTGCACCCGCAATGGGGATGATTGGTACGTTAATCGGTCTAGTTGCCATGTTATCGAATATGGATGATCCTAAAGCCATTGGTCCTGCAATGGCGGTAGCCTTGCTTACTACTTTATATGGTGCTTTCTTAGCAAATGTTATTGCAATTCCAATCGCTAATAAGTTAAAGCTGCGTATGGCTGAAGAAAAGTTAAATCAAGAACTTATTCTTGATGCGGTGTTAGGTATACAAGACGGTCAAAACCCACGCGTAATTGAAGGGCTGTTGAAAAATTATCTTGCAGAAAGTAAACGAACTATTGATACAACGGAAGAGTAG
- a CDS encoding flagellar motor protein MotB produces MANPPECKCPPPGLPPWMGTFADLMSLLMCFFVLLLSFSEMDVLKFKQIAGSMKFAFGVQNKIEVKDIPKGTSIIAQEFRPGKPEPTPIEVIQQQTVEMTQQMLEFQAGDETSAGGRQEQRGTERGGQSQSTADEMSAQARQKASDELEQASQEQVNELVKKIAEQLEQQIQDGAIELEQLGQQIIIRIRENGSFPSGSAFLQPKFRPIIQEVGELLNTVPGEIMVSGHTDNRGISSELFTSNWDLSSKRAVAIAHELVKVEGFDPSRMIVAGHADSKPLVPNNNALNRRRNRRVEISINQGKAKETEPVSIISNDS; encoded by the coding sequence ATGGCGAATCCTCCTGAGTGTAAATGTCCACCTCCTGGTCTTCCTCCATGGATGGGCACGTTTGCTGATTTAATGTCGTTATTAATGTGTTTTTTTGTTTTACTGTTGTCTTTTTCAGAAATGGATGTTTTGAAATTTAAGCAAATTGCAGGTTCTATGAAATTCGCTTTTGGAGTGCAGAACAAAATTGAAGTTAAAGATATTCCTAAGGGCACGAGCATAATCGCCCAAGAATTTAGACCAGGTAAACCAGAACCAACGCCAATTGAGGTGATTCAACAACAGACCGTTGAAATGACACAACAAATGCTAGAGTTTCAAGCGGGTGATGAAACATCTGCTGGTGGTCGTCAAGAACAACGAGGCACTGAGCGTGGAGGTCAATCACAAAGTACGGCTGATGAAATGTCTGCTCAGGCCAGACAAAAAGCAAGTGATGAGCTAGAGCAAGCTTCTCAAGAGCAAGTGAATGAACTTGTGAAAAAAATAGCTGAGCAGCTTGAACAGCAAATTCAAGATGGTGCGATTGAGCTGGAACAGCTAGGACAGCAGATTATTATTCGTATACGGGAAAATGGTTCATTTCCATCAGGTTCTGCGTTTTTGCAACCTAAATTTCGACCTATTATTCAAGAGGTTGGTGAATTATTAAATACAGTGCCCGGTGAAATAATGGTTTCGGGGCATACTGATAATCGCGGTATTAGCTCAGAGCTGTTTACCTCTAATTGGGACTTATCAAGTAAACGTGCTGTTGCTATAGCACATGAACTGGTCAAGGTTGAAGGCTTTGATCCTTCGCGGATGATAGTTGCAGGTCATGCAGATTCAAAACCATTGGTACCAAATAATAATGCGCTTAATAGACGTCGTAATCGACGTGTTGAAATTTCAATCAATCAAGGTAAAGCAAAAGAAACAGAGCCTGTGTCAATTATATCAAATGACTCATAA
- the thiI gene encoding tRNA uracil 4-sulfurtransferase ThiI, translating into MRFIIKLQAEIAIKSRPVRKRFTKILESNIKNVLRRVDEQVTSKVNWDSIEVNTKNNTEENRQQLIDTLKCIPGVAMIIEVQQRAFTDLHDIYEKTLAVHAKHLENKTFCVRVKRTGDHDFSSLQVEQYVGGGLNQAVESAKVKLKKPDVTVHLEIKQKDLFIVTERHVGLGGFPIATQEDVLSLMSGGFDSGVSSYQMIKKGARTHYCFFNLGGSAHEVGVKEVSYYLWNKFGASHRVKFFAVDFEPVVAEILEKIENGQMGVILKRMMMRAAAKIAEKRGIQALVTGEALGQVSSQTLTNLNVIDRVTETLILRPLAAYDKQDIIDIARAIGTEDFAKTIPEYCGVISKKPTVKAVLAKIEAEEEKFDFSILDQVVEQARIFDIKDIGEQTEQEIHAVEEVSELDEAAIVLDIRSPEEEDENPLDIDHVAVQHLPFFKLATQFGDLDQSKQYYLYCDQGVMSKLQALYLIDNGFKNVKVYRP; encoded by the coding sequence ATGAGATTTATTATTAAACTTCAGGCTGAAATCGCCATTAAAAGTCGACCGGTACGTAAGCGTTTTACCAAGATTCTTGAATCGAATATTAAAAATGTACTACGTCGTGTCGATGAGCAAGTTACCTCAAAAGTTAATTGGGATAGCATTGAAGTTAATACTAAAAATAACACAGAAGAAAATCGTCAACAGTTAATTGATACGTTGAAGTGTATCCCTGGTGTTGCCATGATAATTGAAGTGCAACAACGAGCGTTTACTGATTTACATGACATTTACGAAAAAACATTAGCTGTTCACGCTAAGCACCTAGAAAATAAAACGTTTTGTGTGCGAGTTAAACGTACAGGTGATCACGACTTTTCCTCACTCCAAGTGGAGCAGTATGTTGGTGGCGGACTGAATCAGGCCGTTGAGTCAGCAAAAGTAAAACTTAAGAAACCTGATGTAACTGTACATTTAGAAATAAAACAAAAAGACTTATTTATCGTAACAGAACGCCATGTTGGTTTAGGTGGCTTTCCCATTGCGACACAAGAAGATGTTTTGTCTTTAATGTCGGGAGGTTTTGATTCCGGTGTTTCAAGTTACCAAATGATCAAAAAAGGCGCGAGAACACATTATTGCTTTTTTAATCTTGGCGGCTCTGCCCATGAAGTTGGCGTAAAAGAAGTGAGCTATTACCTTTGGAACAAGTTTGGCGCATCTCATCGCGTGAAGTTCTTTGCTGTTGACTTTGAACCTGTTGTTGCTGAAATCCTCGAAAAAATTGAAAACGGCCAAATGGGCGTGATTTTAAAACGAATGATGATGCGCGCAGCGGCTAAAATTGCAGAGAAACGTGGCATTCAGGCATTGGTTACTGGTGAGGCATTGGGGCAGGTTTCAAGCCAAACCTTAACCAACTTAAACGTTATTGATCGGGTAACAGAAACGTTAATTTTACGACCATTAGCCGCATATGATAAGCAGGATATTATTGATATTGCTCGCGCTATTGGTACGGAAGATTTCGCTAAAACAATTCCAGAATATTGTGGTGTGATTTCTAAAAAACCGACGGTAAAAGCTGTGCTTGCAAAAATTGAAGCTGAAGAAGAAAAGTTCGATTTTTCGATTTTAGATCAAGTTGTTGAACAAGCGCGTATTTTTGATATTAAAGATATTGGTGAGCAAACCGAGCAAGAAATACATGCGGTTGAGGAAGTTTCTGAACTTGATGAGGCGGCGATAGTACTAGACATTCGTAGTCCTGAAGAAGAAGATGAAAACCCGTTAGACATCGATCATGTTGCTGTACAACACTTACCATTTTTTAAACTCGCCACGCAGTTTGGCGACTTAGACCAATCAAAACAATATTACTTATATTGTGATCAAGGTGTAATGAGTAAGCTACAAGCATTATATTTAATTGATAATGGCTTTAAAAACGTCAAGGTTTATCGTCCCTAA
- a CDS encoding ketopantoate reductase family protein — translation MKFVVVGQGAIGLLWYSHFVKANLWPALLCSPRADETIKHMTLIDDEDQQHIFSLNTIKPENMFDADVIIFCLKAYDILPALKDYREEINRNAQIILCHNGIISTQPIEELFPHQTIYTLLTTHGSKKLDRFTIKHTGKGQSQLGELQHTSHNSRQQLTAILNKACPQVTWHDDIKHLQWLKLAVNCVINPLTAIYNINNGSLLQTQYQSLIKKLCEELVIIAAKENVDLNSDQLIENVRHVAKVTEENCSSMLADVRNGTTTEIEHINGYIVHLANKHKQTVPANLSLYQQVNRLTTVKNAK, via the coding sequence ATGAAATTTGTCGTTGTTGGTCAAGGCGCTATCGGTCTGCTCTGGTATTCTCACTTTGTTAAAGCAAACCTTTGGCCTGCATTACTTTGTTCGCCTCGTGCCGACGAGACAATAAAACATATGACCTTAATTGACGATGAAGATCAACAGCACATCTTTTCGTTAAACACAATTAAGCCAGAGAATATGTTCGATGCCGATGTGATCATCTTTTGTTTGAAAGCTTATGACATTTTGCCAGCGTTAAAAGATTACCGGGAAGAGATAAATAGAAATGCTCAAATCATATTATGCCATAATGGTATAATCTCAACACAACCCATTGAAGAGCTCTTTCCTCATCAAACTATATATACGCTGTTAACCACTCATGGCAGTAAAAAACTTGATCGCTTCACGATAAAACATACCGGTAAAGGCCAAAGTCAACTTGGTGAACTGCAACACACCTCGCATAATAGCCGCCAACAGTTAACGGCTATATTAAATAAAGCTTGCCCACAAGTTACGTGGCATGACGACATAAAACATCTACAATGGTTAAAGCTAGCTGTAAACTGTGTGATTAACCCGTTAACAGCGATTTACAATATTAACAATGGCAGCCTATTACAGACGCAGTACCAGTCATTGATTAAAAAGCTTTGTGAAGAACTCGTTATTATTGCAGCAAAGGAAAATGTGGATCTTAATAGCGATCAGCTGATTGAAAATGTTCGGCATGTAGCGAAAGTAACCGAAGAAAACTGCTCATCTATGTTAGCTGATGTCCGCAACGGAACCACAACTGAAATAGAGCACATCAACGGCTATATTGTACATTTAGCAAACAAACATAAACAAACCGTTCCGGCTAACTTATCACTTTATCAACAAGTTAACCGATTAACGACAGTAAAGAACGCTAAATAA
- a CDS encoding VanZ family protein has translation MKSQQHLLFLLIFLLIIISASFFTAELDAIIVRGTKIDSIGHIIGFFILTWILNGVFRLPLTRLVAALFCYAALTELGQWYLQFRNAEFSDFFADIVGITAYVALKWIKVMYFQKSYV, from the coding sequence ATGAAGAGCCAACAACATCTGCTTTTTTTGCTCATTTTCTTACTCATTATTATTAGCGCAAGCTTCTTTACGGCGGAATTAGACGCAATAATTGTAAGGGGTACAAAAATTGACTCTATTGGCCACATTATTGGCTTTTTTATTTTAACGTGGATACTTAATGGCGTTTTTCGCCTTCCTTTAACCCGCTTAGTTGCGGCGCTTTTTTGTTACGCAGCTCTGACAGAGTTAGGACAATGGTACTTACAATTTAGAAATGCCGAATTTAGTGACTTTTTCGCTGATATTGTCGGTATAACAGCCTATGTTGCATTAAAGTGGATAAAAGTAATGTACTTTCAAAAGAGTTACGTATGA
- a CDS encoding YajQ family cyclic di-GMP-binding protein yields MPSMDIVSEINIEEVRNASENAARELSTRFDFRGVEASFDWKSPNVVVTAEGDFQIKQLVDMLRNQLTKRKVDPQSMSVGDPEFSGKKCSATCSFKEGIDQPTAKKIVKVIKDSKLKVQAAIQGEQVRVTGKKRDDLQMVMKLVREQELGQSFQFTNFRD; encoded by the coding sequence ATGCCGTCAATGGATATTGTGTCTGAAATCAATATTGAGGAAGTACGCAATGCTTCCGAAAATGCTGCGCGAGAATTAAGTACACGTTTTGACTTTAGAGGCGTTGAGGCTAGTTTTGATTGGAAAAGTCCCAATGTTGTTGTGACTGCTGAAGGTGATTTTCAAATCAAGCAATTAGTCGATATGCTTCGTAATCAATTAACAAAACGGAAAGTGGATCCGCAGTCTATGTCTGTTGGAGACCCTGAATTTTCAGGTAAAAAGTGTTCAGCAACGTGCAGTTTTAAAGAAGGTATTGATCAGCCAACGGCAAAAAAAATAGTTAAAGTAATTAAAGATAGCAAACTTAAAGTTCAAGCGGCTATTCAAGGTGAACAAGTGCGTGTTACCGGCAAAAAGCGTGATGACCTTCAAATGGTTATGAAGTTGGTCAGAGAACAAGAACTTGGGCAATCATTTCAATTTACTAATTTTCGCGATTAA
- a CDS encoding sodium-dependent transporter, which translates to MATSRGEFSSRIGFIMAAAGSAVGLGNIWGFPTQTASNGGAAFVLVYLVLAFCLAYPAFMAELLIGRYGQANAVTSLQSMSRTQSHKRFAFIVGFGGVVCAALILSFYGIIAGWMISYAIEPVAHFIGSEQSAEWVVAQSLPRNILFTACFMFLTVFVIRRGVEDGIEKWSKRLMPLLIALLLMLIGYVFTLDGASEGLNAYLNPDISRVLDPGLLISAMGQAFFSLSLGTSVMVIYGSYISKKENLVSLGAQVTLIDVSIAFLAGLLIIPAMYVAQAQGVAIFAEDGSLISGSGLVFAVLPALFDTMGDIGFIVGFAFFVLMSVAALTSSISMLEGPVSYVVERHGIERKAATTFIGIFIFLMSVGIISHLGVMLDFVATLATEYGQPIIAMLCCVFVGWIWQRSEILKEIQSGNDNVEHSLFWKIWPWYTKFICPTAIAIVFIHSLI; encoded by the coding sequence ATGGCTACTTCTCGAGGCGAGTTTAGTTCTCGCATTGGTTTTATAATGGCAGCTGCTGGCTCAGCTGTTGGGTTGGGAAATATTTGGGGATTTCCTACACAAACAGCAAGCAACGGTGGTGCTGCTTTCGTTTTAGTGTATTTAGTGTTGGCGTTTTGCTTAGCGTATCCCGCTTTTATGGCTGAATTATTGATTGGTCGTTATGGCCAAGCCAATGCTGTTACCTCTTTACAAAGTATGTCGCGTACACAAAGTCACAAGCGTTTTGCTTTTATAGTTGGCTTTGGCGGCGTAGTTTGTGCGGCACTTATTTTGAGCTTCTACGGTATAATCGCAGGTTGGATGATATCTTATGCTATTGAGCCTGTTGCACATTTTATCGGTTCAGAGCAAAGTGCAGAATGGGTTGTAGCACAATCACTGCCAAGAAATATCCTTTTTACGGCATGCTTTATGTTTTTAACGGTTTTCGTCATTCGACGCGGTGTTGAAGATGGTATTGAAAAGTGGTCAAAACGCTTAATGCCACTGCTCATTGCCTTGTTATTGATGTTAATAGGTTACGTATTTACGCTAGATGGCGCTAGCGAAGGCCTGAATGCTTATCTAAACCCTGATATCAGTCGTGTATTAGATCCGGGCTTGCTTATTAGCGCAATGGGACAGGCGTTTTTCTCATTGTCACTTGGTACGAGTGTAATGGTTATTTATGGTTCATATATTTCTAAAAAAGAAAACCTCGTTTCTTTAGGGGCTCAAGTAACGTTAATTGATGTTTCAATTGCCTTTTTAGCTGGTTTACTCATTATTCCTGCAATGTATGTTGCACAAGCTCAAGGTGTTGCGATTTTTGCTGAAGATGGCAGTTTAATTTCTGGCTCTGGGCTGGTGTTCGCGGTATTACCTGCACTCTTTGATACGATGGGTGATATTGGTTTTATTGTTGGTTTTGCATTCTTCGTCTTGATGTCTGTTGCAGCATTAACGTCGAGCATTTCCATGTTAGAGGGACCGGTATCCTATGTCGTTGAACGTCATGGTATTGAGCGTAAAGCAGCAACGACATTTATAGGGATTTTCATCTTTCTTATGAGTGTTGGCATTATTAGTCACCTTGGCGTTATGCTAGATTTCGTCGCAACATTAGCGACTGAATATGGACAACCAATTATTGCCATGCTTTGTTGTGTATTTGTTGGCTGGATCTGGCAGCGAAGCGAAATTTTAAAAGAAATCCAATCTGGCAATGATAATGTAGAGCATTCATTGTTTTGGAAAATATGGCCTTGGTACACGAAGTTTATTTGTCCTACAGCAATAGCTATTGTATTTATTCATTCATTAATTTAG
- the trxA gene encoding thioredoxin, translating into MNQVIDVTQDDFQQYVNQHDGKLLVDFYAPWCGPCKMIAPVIDQIAQENEALKVIKVNADEAPELMAQYGIRGIPTLLLINNGELVDRKVGAVSVTQLNEFIGK; encoded by the coding sequence ATGAATCAAGTTATTGATGTGACACAAGATGATTTTCAACAGTATGTAAATCAACATGACGGTAAACTACTGGTAGATTTTTACGCACCTTGGTGTGGGCCATGTAAGATGATCGCCCCAGTAATTGACCAAATCGCACAAGAAAATGAAGCTTTAAAAGTCATTAAAGTAAACGCAGACGAAGCGCCAGAGTTAATGGCTCAATACGGCATTCGTGGCATCCCAACGTTACTATTAATAAATAATGGCGAGTTAGTTGACCGTAAAGTGGGTGCAGTATCAGTTACGCAGTTAAATGAATTTATTGGTAAATGA
- a CDS encoding LysR family transcriptional regulator has product MASLVNTEQLDNYRIFVAIVESGSFTKAAQKLAVPKSRISRRLLLLEQQLGSQLLIRTTRKLQLTDAGQLLYKQCQPHIAALEEVDQFIYDSQFHVKGVLTLLLPLEFFNQVIGELITTFALQYPELQIQCQHYTGITPQFDHKYDLVFVLHEHALPDSQWVSKVLLSFPQSIYIADKANNKQMNELSDFKAILADKNEKWYFRDNGRIIERQPTATMILASPEMRVKACEQDIGAVKLPDYIGTRSSTIKVAKVSQPLVAQQLSVLYHSRNIPMKTRVFLDFFQSNIGCLT; this is encoded by the coding sequence GTGGCTAGTTTAGTAAATACGGAACAATTGGATAATTATCGCATTTTTGTTGCTATCGTTGAGTCAGGGTCTTTTACTAAGGCTGCACAAAAATTAGCGGTGCCCAAATCAAGAATTAGTCGAAGATTGCTTCTACTAGAGCAGCAATTGGGTAGTCAGTTACTGATTAGAACCACGCGAAAATTGCAACTTACTGATGCAGGTCAGCTATTATATAAGCAATGTCAGCCTCATATTGCAGCATTGGAGGAGGTTGATCAGTTTATCTATGATAGTCAGTTTCATGTCAAAGGTGTATTAACGTTGTTATTGCCGCTTGAGTTTTTTAATCAAGTAATTGGAGAATTAATAACAACGTTTGCATTGCAATATCCCGAATTACAAATACAGTGTCAGCATTATACTGGGATTACGCCTCAATTTGACCATAAGTATGACTTAGTTTTTGTGCTACACGAACATGCTTTGCCTGATTCTCAGTGGGTCAGTAAAGTTTTGTTGAGTTTTCCACAGTCAATTTACATCGCTGACAAAGCCAATAATAAACAAATGAATGAGCTAAGCGACTTTAAGGCTATTCTCGCAGATAAAAATGAGAAATGGTACTTTCGTGATAATGGCAGAATAATAGAACGTCAGCCAACTGCAACAATGATATTAGCAAGTCCAGAAATGCGCGTTAAGGCATGCGAACAAGACATAGGCGCTGTTAAACTGCCTGATTATATAGGCACGCGTAGTTCAACGATTAAAGTGGCGAAGGTATCGCAACCGTTAGTAGCACAGCAATTATCTGTTCTATATCACAGTAGAAATATACCTATGAAAACTCGGGTCTTTTTAGATTTTTTCCAGAGTAATATTGGCTGTTTAACATGA